The Cellulosimicrobium cellulans genome contains the following window.
GCGCGCGAGCTCGAGCTCCAGGAGCTCGTCGCGCGCGTCGCGACGGAGCACGGCGCCCTGTGGGCCGTGAACGACCGGGCCGACGTCGCTCGGCTGACGGGCGCGCCCGTGGTGCACATGGGCCAGGGGGACCTGCCCGTCCCCGCGGTGCGCTCCCTGCTCGGCGCCGCGCCGGTGCTCGGCCGGTCCACGCACTCGGCCGACCAGGCGGCCGCGGCCGAGGCCGACCCGGACGTCGACTACTTCTGCGTGGGCCCGCTGTGGGCGACGCCCACCAAGCCGGGGCGCGCCGCCGTCGGGCTCGACCTGCTGCGCACGGTCGCCGCGACGAGGCCGAGCACGCCGTGGTTCGCGATCGGCGGGGTCGACCTGGACCGGCTCGACGCGGTGCTCGACGCCGGGGCGGACCGCGTCGTCGTGGTCCGGGCGATCACGCAGGCGCCGGACCCGGAGCGTGCCGCGCGCGGGCTGCGCGAGCGCGTGGCAGGACGAGCCGCCGCGCGACCCGGCGAGCGCACCGACGCCTGAGACGCGTGACGGTCGCCCGCCGCGCGGCGACTATCCTGGAGCCGTGACGTCACCCGCCACCGCTCCCGACACCCCCACCACCGCCGAGGTCGCCGCGACCCCGCGCCCCGTGCTCGTCGTCGACTTCGGCGCCCAGTACGCGCAGCTGATCGCGCGCCGCGTGCGCGAGGCCAAGGTCTACTCCGAGATCGTGCCGCACACGTTCACGGTCGAGCAGATGCTCGCGAAGGACCCGGTCGCGATCATCCTCTCGGGCGGGCCGTCGTCCGTGTACGCGACCGGCGCCCCGTTCGTCGACCCGGCGCTGTTCGCGGCCGGCGTGCCCGTCAT
Protein-coding sequences here:
- the thiE gene encoding thiamine phosphate synthase, whose product is MSPETFATPAAPAPSAPDDVRARLADARLYLCTDAREERGDLEDFLRAALAGGVDVVQLRDKTLDVARELELQELVARVATEHGALWAVNDRADVARLTGAPVVHMGQGDLPVPAVRSLLGAAPVLGRSTHSADQAAAAEADPDVDYFCVGPLWATPTKPGRAAVGLDLLRTVAATRPSTPWFAIGGVDLDRLDAVLDAGADRVVVVRAITQAPDPERAARGLRERVAGRAAARPGERTDA